One Setaria viridis chromosome 7, Setaria_viridis_v4.0, whole genome shotgun sequence genomic region harbors:
- the LOC117862462 gene encoding uncharacterized protein: MSPGEGASAPPAVAPSSAGAMAAEEAAARKRYEALVQVRTKAVKGKGAWYWAHLEPVLVPPPTSGLPPKTARLRCALCAATFSASNPSRTASEHLKRGACPNFASPLAPVSTPPPPHHQQLAIASASSVVPIASFPPLSQRRHSTGGVSGGRKRHALAAAYAAVEAAAAASSQHVLAGEPAVYTSAPPTPPAPRQVLSGGRGDLGPLAQLEDSVRWLRSPGASPGPTLPHRQAEAALDLLSDWFLESAGGVSLAAVEHPKMKAFLRQVGLPELSGADLTRARLDARFAEASADAAARVRDARFFQLAADGWRDPVVTLAANLPNGTSVFHRAVPMPAPPSSDYAEEVLLDAVSSVAASADLRHCAGVVADRFGSKALRDLESKHPWMVNISCQVHCLTRLAKDMARELPLFHSAATNCAKMAAYFNTTATVRALLHRHQVQELGRAGLLRVAAPPSGDSEFSAALAMLDDVLTSARPLQFSVLEEPFKLLCIDDPAAREIVDMVHSAAFWAEVEAAHSLVKLITDMVKEMETERPLVGQCLPLWEDLRGKVRGWCRKFNVDEGIAMDVLERRFRKSYHPAWSAAFILDPLYLIKDASGRYLPPFKYLTPEQEKDMDRLITRLVSPEEAHLSMMELMKWRSEGLDPLYAQAVQVRQPDPATGKMKIANKQSSRLVWETCLSELKSLGKVAVRLIFLHATARVIRCPPRMARWLTASSGGIARAQRLVFVVANSKLERKDLTNDDDRDAEMLTDGDDDMMLADPTTTATVDPHR, from the coding sequence ATGTCGCCCGGGGAGGgtgcgtcggcgccgccggctgtTGCGCCCTCATCAGCAGGGGCAATGGCGGCCGAGGAGGCAGCGGCCAGGAAGCGCTACGAGGCGCTGGTCCAGGTGCGCACCAAGGCCGTCAAGGGCAAGGGCGCCTGGTACTGGGCGCACCTTGAGCCCGTGCTCGTCCCGCCACCCACCTCCGGCCTGCCGCCCAAGACAGCGCGCCTCCGCTGCGCGCTctgcgccgccaccttctccgCTTCCAACCCGTCGCGCACCGCCTCCGAGCACCTCAAGCGCGGCGCCTGCCCCAACTTCGCGTCGCCGCTGGCGCCCgtctccacgccgccgccgccgcatcaccAGCAGCTTGCCATCGCCTCGGCGTCGTCCGTCGTGCCCATCGCCTCCTTCCCGCCGCTGTCGCAGCGCCGCCACTCCACCGGCGGCGTCAGCGGCGGCCGCAAGCGCCACGCGTTGGCCGCCGCGTACGCGGCCGtggaggcggcagcagcggcctcCTCGCAGCACGTGTTGGCGGGCGAGCCGGCCGTGTACACGTCCGCGccacccacgccgccggcgccgcggcaggTGCTCTCGGGCGGGCGGGGGGACCTGGGCCCGCTGGCGCAGCTCGAGGACAGCGTCAGATGGCTCAGGTCGCCTGGCGCGTCGCCGGGGCCGACGCTGCCGCACCGCCAGGCGGAGGCAGCGCTCGACCTGCTCTCCGACTGGTTCCTCGAGTCCGCCGGCGGCGTGTCGCTCGCCGCGGTGGAGCACCCGAAGATGAAGGCGTTCCTGCGCCAGGTCGGCCTCCCGGAGTTGTCAGGCGCCGACCTCACCCGCGCGCGCCTCGACGCGCGCTTCGCCGAGGCCAgtgccgacgccgccgcgcgcgttCGGGACGCGCGCTTCTTCCAGCTCGCCGCGGACGGGTGGCGCGACCCGGTCGTCACTCTCGCCGCCAATCTCCCCAACGGCACGTCCGTCTTCCACCGCGCCGTGCCCAtgccagcgccgccgtcgtccgacTACGCCGAGGAGGTGCTCCTGGACGCTGTCTcatccgtcgccgcctccgccgacctccgccattgcgccggcgtcgtcgccgacCGCTTCGGCTCCAAGGCTCTGCGCGATCTCGAGAGCAAGCACCCTTGGATGGTGAACATTTCTTGCCAAGTCCATTGCTTGACGCGCTTAGCAAAAGACATGGCGCGTGAGCTCCCGCTCTTCCACTCCGCCGCCACCAATTGCGCCAAGATGGCCGCGTACTTCAACACCACCGCCACCGTGCGCGCGCTGCTGCACCGGCATCAGGTCCAGGAGCTTGGCCGCGCGGGGCTCCTCCGCGTCGCCGCTCCGCCATCAGGCGACAGCGAATTCAGCGCGGCATTGGCGATGCTCGATGACGTCCTGACCTCTGCGCGGCCGCTCCAGTTCTCCGTCCTCGAGGAGCCCTTCAAGCTCCTCTGCATCGACGACCCTGCTGCGCGGGAGATCGTCGACATGGTGCACAGCGCGGCGTTCTGggccgaggtggaggcggcgcatTCGCTCGTGAAGTTGATCACGGACATGGTGAAGGAGATGGAGACCGAGCGGCCGCTCGTCGGGCAGTGCCTCCCGCTCTGGGAAGACCTCCGTGGCAAGGTCAGAGGCTGGTGCCGCAAGTTCAACGTCGACGAAGGGATCGCCATGGACGTGCTGGAGAGGAGGTTCAGGAAGAGCTACCACCCGGCGTGGTCGGCGGCATTCATACTGGACCCGCTGTATCTGATCAAGGATGCCAGCGGTCGGTACCTCCCGCCGTTCAAGTACCTGACGCCGGAGCAGGAGAAGGACATGGACAGGCTGATCACGAGGCTGGTGTCGCCGGAGGAGGCGCACCTCTCCATGATGGAGCTGATGAAGTGGCGCTCCGAAGGTCTGGACCCGCTGTACGCGCAGGCGGTGCAGGTCCGGCAGCCGGACCCGGCCACGGGGAAGATGAAGATCGCCAACAAGCAGAGCAGCCGCCTGGTCTGGGAGACGTGCCTCAGCGAGCTCAAGTCGCTGGGCAAAGTGGCCGTGCGGCTCATCTTCCTCCACGCCACCGCGAGGGTGATCAGGTGCCCGCCGAGGATGGCGCGGTGGCTGACCGCCTCGTCCGGCGGCATCGCCCGCGCGCAAAGGCTGGTGTTCGTGGTGGCGAACTCGAAGCTGGAGAGGAAGGACTTGACGAACGACGAC